A part of Perca fluviatilis chromosome 15, GENO_Pfluv_1.0, whole genome shotgun sequence genomic DNA contains:
- the LOC120574137 gene encoding uncharacterized protein LOC120574137 isoform X38, with amino-acid sequence MCAPALSALASPSSSLRSWFQQAQVPLVPAGPGTIGSSRPRYRWFQQAQVPLVPAGPGTIGSSRPRYRWFQQVQVPLVPAGLGSSRPRYRWFQQVQVPLVPAGLGSSRPRYRWFQQAQVPLVPAGLGSSRSRYRWFQQVQVPLVPAGPGTVGSSRSRYHWFQQVQVLLVPAGPGTVGSSRSRYCWFQQVQVPLVPAGLGSSRSWFQQAQVPLVPAGLGSSRSRYRWFQQAQVPLVPAGLGSSRSRYRWFQQVQVPLLVSEGGF; translated from the exons atgtgtgctccAGCTCTCTCAGCGTTAGCATCtccctccagctctctcagGTCTTGGTTCCAGCAGGCCCAGGTACCGTTGGTTCCAGCAGGTCCAGGTACCATTGGTTCCAGCAGGCCCAGGTACCGTTGGTTCCAGCAGGCCCAGGTACCATTGGTTCCAGCAGGTCCAGGTACCATTGGTTCCAGCAGGCCCAGGTACCGTTGGTTCCAGCAG GTCCAGGTACCATTGGTTCCAGCAGGTCTTGGTTCCAGCAGGCCCAGGTACCGTTGGTTCCAGCAGGTCCAGGTACCATTGGTTCCAGCAGGTCTTGGTTCCAGCAG GCCCAGGTACCGTTGGTTCCAGCAGGCCCAGGTACCGTTGGTTCCAGCAGGTCTTGGTTCCAGCAGGTCCAGGTACCGTTGGTTCCAGCAG GTCCAGGTACCGTTGGTTCCAGCAGGTCCAGGTACTGTTGGTTCCAGCAGGTCCAGGTACCATTGGTTCCAGCAGGTCCAGGTACTGTTGGTTCCAGCAGGTCCAGGTACCGTTGGTTCCAGCAGGTCCAGGTACTGTTGGTTCCAGCAGGTCCAGGTACCGTTGGTTCCAGCAGGTCTTGGTTCCAGCAGGTCTTGGTTCCAGCAGGCCCAGGTACCATTGGTTCCAGCAGGTCTTGGTTCCAGCAGGTCCAGGTACCGTTGGTTCCAGCAGGCCCAGGTACCATTGGTTCCAGCAGGTCTTGGTTCCAGCAGGTCCAGGTACCGTTGGTTCCAGCAGGTCCAGGTACCGTTGCTCGTCTCAGAGGGAgggttttaa
- the LOC120574137 gene encoding uncharacterized protein LOC120574137 isoform X12: MCAPALSALASPSSSLRSWFQQAQVPLVPAGPGTIGSSRPRYRWFQQAQVPLVPAGPGTIGSSRPRYRWFQQVQVPLVPAGLGSSRPRYRWFQQVQVPLVPAGLGSSRSRYHWFLQVLVPAGPGTVGSSRPRYRWFQQVLVPAGPGTVGSSRSWFQQVQVPLVPAGLGSSRPRYHWFQQVQVPLVPAGPGTVGSSRSRYHWFQQVQVLLVPAGPGTVGSSRSRYCWFQQVQVPLVPAGLGSSRSWFQQAQVPLVPAGLGSSRSRYRWFQQVQVPLVPAGPGTVARLRGRVLTQTTILSF; this comes from the exons atgtgtgctccAGCTCTCTCAGCGTTAGCATCtccctccagctctctcagGTCTTGGTTCCAGCAGGCCCAGGTACCGTTGGTTCCAGCAGGTCCAGGTACCATTGGTTCCAGCAGGCCCAGGTACCGTTGGTTCCAGCAGGCCCAGGTACCATTGGTTCCAGCAGGTCCAGGTACCATTGGTTCCAGCAGGCCCAGGTACCGTTGGTTCCAGCAG GTCCAGGTACCATTGGTTCCAGCAGGTCTTGGTTCCAGCAGGCCCAGGTACCGTTGGTTCCAGCAGGTCCAGGTACCATTGGTTCCAGCAGGTCTTGGTTCCAGCAGGTCCAGGTACCATTGGTTCCTGCAGGTCTTGGTTCCAGCAGGCCCAGGTACCGTTGGTTCCAGCAGGCCCAGGTACCGTTGGTTCCAGCAGGTCTTGGTTCCAGCAGGTCCAGGTACCGTTGGTTCCAGCAGGTCTTGGTTCCAGCAGGTCCAGGTACCATTGGTTCCAGCAGGTCTTGGTTCCAGCAGGCCCAGGTACCATTGGTTCCAGCAGGTCCAGGTACCGTTGGTTCCAGCAGGTCCAGGTACTGTTGGTTCCAGCAGGTCCAGGTACCATTGGTTCCAGCAGGTCCAGGTACTGTTGGTTCCAGCAGGTCCAGGTACCGTTGGTTCCAGCAGGTCCAGGTACTGTTGGTTCCAGCAGGTCCAGGTACCGTTGGTTCCAGCAGGTCTTGGTTCCAGCAGGTCTTGGTTCCAGCAGGCCCAGGTACCATTGGTTCCAGCAGGTCTTGGTTCCAGCAGGTCCAGGTACCGTTGGTTCCAGCAG GTCCAGGTACCGTTGGTTCCAGCAGGTCCAGGTACCGTTGCTCGTCTCAGAGGGAgggttttaacccaaaccacaattcTTTCTTTCTAA
- the LOC120574137 gene encoding uncharacterized protein LOC120574137 isoform X22 has product MCAPALSALASPSSSLRSWFQQAQVPLVPAGPGTIGSSRPRYRWFQQAQVPLVPAGPGTIGSSRPRYRWFQQVQVPLVPAGLGSSRPRYRWFQQVQVPLVPAGLGSSRSRYHWFLQVLVPAGPGTVGSSRPRYRWFQQVLVPAGPGTVGSSRSRYRWFQQVQVLLVPAGPGTIGSSRSRYCWFQQVQVPLVPAGPGTVGSSRSRYRWFQQVLVPAGLGSSRPRYHWFQQVLVPAGPGTVGSSRPRYHWFQQVLVPAGPGTVGSSRSRYRCSSQREGFNPNHNSFFLI; this is encoded by the exons atgtgtgctccAGCTCTCTCAGCGTTAGCATCtccctccagctctctcagGTCTTGGTTCCAGCAGGCCCAGGTACCGTTGGTTCCAGCAGGTCCAGGTACCATTGGTTCCAGCAGGCCCAGGTACCGTTGGTTCCAGCAGGCCCAGGTACCATTGGTTCCAGCAGGTCCAGGTACCATTGGTTCCAGCAGGCCCAGGTACCGTTGGTTCCAGCAG GTCCAGGTACCATTGGTTCCAGCAGGTCTTGGTTCCAGCAGGCCCAGGTACCGTTGGTTCCAGCAGGTCCAGGTACCATTGGTTCCAGCAGGTCTTGGTTCCAGCAGGTCCAGGTACCATTGGTTCCTGCAGGTCTTGGTTCCAGCAGGCCCAGGTACCGTTGGTTCCAGCAGGCCCAGGTACCGTTGGTTCCAGCAGGTCTTGGTTCCAGCAGGTCCAGGTACCGTTGGTTCCAGCAG GTCCAGGTACCGTTGGTTCCAGCAGGTCCAGGTACTGTTGGTTCCAGCAGGTCCAGGTACCATTGGTTCCAGCAGGTCCAGGTACTGTTGGTTCCAGCAGGTCCAGGTACCGTTGGTTCCAGCAGGTCCAGGTACTGTTGGTTCCAGCAGGTCCAGGTACCGTTGGTTCCAGCAGGTCTTGGTTCCAGCAGGTCTTGGTTCCAGCAGGCCCAGGTACCATTGGTTCCAGCAGGTCTTGGTTCCAGCAGGTCCAGGTACCGTTGGTTCCAGCAGGCCCAGGTACCATTGGTTCCAGCAGGTCTTGGTTCCAGCAGGTCCAGGTACCGTTGGTTCCAGCAGGTCCAGGTACCGTTGCTCGTCTCAGAGGGAgggttttaacccaaaccacaattcTTTCTTTCTAATCTGA
- the LOC120574137 gene encoding uncharacterized protein LOC120574137 isoform X23: MCAPALSALASPSSSLRSWFQQAQVPLVPAGPGTIGSSRPRYRWFQQAQVPLVPAGPGTIGSSRPRYRWFQQVQVPLVPAGLGSSRPRYRWFQQVQVPLVPAGLGSSRPRYRWFQQAQVPLVPAGLGSSRSRYRWFQQVLVPAGPGTIGSSRSRYRWFQQVQVLLVPAGPGTIGSSRSRYCWFQQVQVPLVPAGPGTVGSSRSRYRWFQQVLVPAGLGSSRPRYHWFQQVLVPAGPGTVGSSRPRYHWFQQVLVPAGPGTVGSSRSRYRCSSQREGFNPNHNSFFLI, encoded by the exons atgtgtgctccAGCTCTCTCAGCGTTAGCATCtccctccagctctctcagGTCTTGGTTCCAGCAGGCCCAGGTACCGTTGGTTCCAGCAGGTCCAGGTACCATTGGTTCCAGCAGGCCCAGGTACCGTTGGTTCCAGCAGGCCCAGGTACCATTGGTTCCAGCAGGTCCAGGTACCATTGGTTCCAGCAGGCCCAGGTACCGTTGGTTCCAGCAG GTCCAGGTACCATTGGTTCCAGCAGGTCTTGGTTCCAGCAGGCCCAGGTACCGTTGGTTCCAGCAGGTCCAGGTACCATTGGTTCCAGCAGGTCTTGGTTCCAGCAG GCCCAGGTACCGTTGGTTCCAGCAGGCCCAGGTACCGTTGGTTCCAGCAGGTCTTGGTTCCAGCAGGTCCAGGTACCGTTGGTTCCAGCAGGTCTTGGTTCCAGCAG GCCCAGGTACCATTGGTTCCAGCAGGTCCAGGTACCGTTGGTTCCAGCAGGTCCAGGTACTGTTGGTTCCAGCAGGTCCAGGTACCATTGGTTCCAGCAGGTCCAGGTACTGTTGGTTCCAGCAGGTCCAGGTACCGTTGGTTCCAGCAGGTCCAGGTACTGTTGGTTCCAGCAGGTCCAGGTACCGTTGGTTCCAGCAGGTCTTGGTTCCAGCAGGTCTTGGTTCCAGCAGGCCCAGGTACCATTGGTTCCAGCAGGTCTTGGTTCCAGCAGGTCCAGGTACCGTTGGTTCCAGCAGGCCCAGGTACCATTGGTTCCAGCAGGTCTTGGTTCCAGCAGGTCCAGGTACCGTTGGTTCCAGCAGGTCCAGGTACCGTTGCTCGTCTCAGAGGGAgggttttaacccaaaccacaattcTTTCTTTCTAATCTGA
- the LOC120574137 gene encoding uncharacterized protein LOC120574137 isoform X40, with translation MCAPALSALASPSSSLRSWFQQAQVPLVPAGPGTIGSSRPRYRWFQQAQVPLVPAGPGTIGSSRPRYRWFQQVQVPLVPAGLGSSRSRYHWFQQVLVPAGPGTVGSSRSRYHWFQQVLVPAGPGTIGSCRSWFQQAQVPLVPAGPGTVGSSRSWFQQVQVPLVPAGPGTVGSSRSRYCWFQQVQVPLVPAGLGSSRSWFQQAQVPLVPAGLGSSRSRYRWFQQAQVPLVPAGLGSSRSRYRWFQQVQVPLLVSEGGF, from the exons atgtgtgctccAGCTCTCTCAGCGTTAGCATCtccctccagctctctcagGTCTTGGTTCCAGCAGGCCCAGGTACCGTTGGTTCCAGCAGGTCCAGGTACCATTGGTTCCAGCAGGCCCAGGTACCGTTGGTTCCAGCAGGCCCAGGTACCATTGGTTCCAGCAGGTCCAGGTACCATTGGTTCCAGCAGGCCCAGGTACCGTTGGTTCCAGCAGGTCCAGGTACCATTGGTTCCAGCAGGTCTTGGTTCCAGCAGGTCCAGGTACCATTGGTTCCAGCAGGTCTTGGTTCCAGCAGGCCCAGGTACCGTTGGTTCCAGCAGGTCCAGGTACCATTGGTTCCAGCAGGTCTTGGTTCCAGCAGGTCCAGGTACCATTGGTTCCTGCAGGTCTTGGTTCCAGCAGGCCCAGGTACCGTTGGTTCCAGCAGGCCCAGGTACCGTTGGTTCCAGCAGGTCTTGGTTCCAGCAGGTCCAGGTACCGTTGGTTCCAGCAG GTCCAGGTACCGTTGGTTCCAGCAGGTCCAGGTACTGTTGGTTCCAGCAG GTCCAGGTACCGTTGGTTCCAGCAGGTCTTGGTTCCAGCAGGTCTTGGTTCCAGCAGGCCCAGGTACCATTGGTTCCAGCAGGTCTTGGTTCCAGCAGGTCCAGGTACCGTTGGTTCCAGCAGGCCCAGGTACCATTGGTTCCAGCAGGTCTTGGTTCCAGCAGGTCCAGGTACCGTTGGTTCCAGCAGGTCCAGGTACCGTTGCTCGTCTCAGAGGGAgggttttaa
- the LOC120574137 gene encoding uncharacterized protein LOC120574137 isoform X15: MCAPALSALASPSSSLRSWFQQAQVPLVPAGPGTIGSSRPRYRWFQQAQVPLVPAGPGTIGSSRPRYRWFQQVQVPLVPAGLGSSRPRYRWFQQVQVPLVPAGLGSSRSRYHWFLQVLVPAGPGTVGSSRPRYRWFQQVLVPAGPGTVGSSRSWFQQAQVPLVPAGPGTVGSSRSRYCWFQQVQVPLVPAGPGTVGSSRSRYRWFQQVQVLLVPAGPGTVGSSRSWFQQVLVPAGPGTIGSSRSWFQQVQVPLVPAGPGTIGSSRSWFQQVQVPLVPAGPGTVARLRGRVLTQTTILSF; this comes from the exons atgtgtgctccAGCTCTCTCAGCGTTAGCATCtccctccagctctctcagGTCTTGGTTCCAGCAGGCCCAGGTACCGTTGGTTCCAGCAGGTCCAGGTACCATTGGTTCCAGCAGGCCCAGGTACCGTTGGTTCCAGCAGGCCCAGGTACCATTGGTTCCAGCAGGTCCAGGTACCATTGGTTCCAGCAGGCCCAGGTACCGTTGGTTCCAGCAG GTCCAGGTACCATTGGTTCCAGCAGGTCTTGGTTCCAGCAGGCCCAGGTACCGTTGGTTCCAGCAGGTCCAGGTACCATTGGTTCCAGCAGGTCTTGGTTCCAGCAGGTCCAGGTACCATTGGTTCCTGCAGGTCTTGGTTCCAGCAGGCCCAGGTACCGTTGGTTCCAGCAGGCCCAGGTACCGTTGGTTCCAGCAGGTCTTGGTTCCAGCAGGTCCAGGTACCGTTGGTTCCAGCAGGTCTTGGTTCCAGCAG GCCCAGGTACCATTGGTTCCAGCAGGTCCAGGTACCGTTGGTTCCAGCAGGTCCAGGTACTGTTGGTTCCAGCAGGTCCAGGTACCATTGGTTCCAGCAGGTCCAGGTACTGTTGGTTCCAGCAGGTCCAGGTACCGTTGGTTCCAGCAGGTCCAGGTACTGTTGGTTCCAGCAGGTCCAGGTACCGTTGGTTCCAGCAGGTCTTGGTTCCAGCAGGTCTTGGTTCCAGCAGGCCCAGGTACCATTGGTTCCAGCAGGTCTTGGTTCCAGCAGGTCCAGGTACCGTTGGTTCCAGCAGGCCCAGGTACCATTGGTTCCAGCAGGTCTTGGTTCCAGCAGGTCCAGGTACCGTTGGTTCCAGCAGGTCCAGGTACCGTTGCTCGTCTCAGAGGGAgggttttaacccaaaccacaattcTTTCTTTCTAA
- the LOC120574137 gene encoding uncharacterized protein LOC120574137 isoform X33 — translation MCAPALSALASPSSSLRSWFQQAQVPLVPAGPGTIGSSRPRYRWFQQAQVPLVPAGPGTIGSSRPRYRWFQQVQVPLVPAGLGSSRPRYRWFQQVQVPLVPAGLGSSRSRYHWFLQVLVPAGPGTVGSSRPRYRWFQQVLVPAGPGTVGSSRSWFQQVQVPLVPAGLGSSRPRYHWFQQVQVPLVPAGPGTVGSSRSRYRWFQQVLVPAGLGSSRPRYHWFQQVLVPAGPGTVGSSRPRYHWFQQVLVPAGPGTVGSSRSRYRCSSQREGFNPNHNSFFLI, via the exons atgtgtgctccAGCTCTCTCAGCGTTAGCATCtccctccagctctctcagGTCTTGGTTCCAGCAGGCCCAGGTACCGTTGGTTCCAGCAGGTCCAGGTACCATTGGTTCCAGCAGGCCCAGGTACCGTTGGTTCCAGCAGGCCCAGGTACCATTGGTTCCAGCAGGTCCAGGTACCATTGGTTCCAGCAGGCCCAGGTACCGTTGGTTCCAGCAG GTCCAGGTACCATTGGTTCCAGCAGGTCTTGGTTCCAGCAGGCCCAGGTACCGTTGGTTCCAGCAGGTCCAGGTACCATTGGTTCCAGCAGGTCTTGGTTCCAGCAGGTCCAGGTACCATTGGTTCCTGCAGGTCTTGGTTCCAGCAGGCCCAGGTACCGTTGGTTCCAGCAGGCCCAGGTACCGTTGGTTCCAGCAGGTCTTGGTTCCAGCAGGTCCAGGTACCGTTGGTTCCAGCAGGTCTTGGTTCCAGCAGGTCCAGGTACCATTGGTTCCAGCAGGTCTTGGTTCCAGCAGGCCCAGGTACCATTGGTTCCAGCAGGTCCAGGTACCGTTGGTTCCAGCAGGTCCAGGTACTGTTGGTTCCAGCAGGTCCAG GTACCGTTGGTTCCAGCAGGTCTTGGTTCCAGCAGGTCTTGGTTCCAGCAGGCCCAGGTACCATTGGTTCCAGCAGGTCTTGGTTCCAGCAGGTCCAGGTACCGTTGGTTCCAGCAGGCCCAGGTACCATTGGTTCCAGCAGGTCTTGGTTCCAGCAGGTCCAGGTACCGTTGGTTCCAGCAGGTCCAGGTACCGTTGCTCGTCTCAGAGGGAgggttttaacccaaaccacaattcTTTCTTTCTAATCTGA
- the LOC120574137 gene encoding uncharacterized protein LOC120574137 isoform X16 — MCAPALSALASPSSSLRSWFQQAQVPLVPAGPGTIGSSRPRYRWFQQAQVPLVPAGPGTIGSSRPRYRWFQQVQVPLVPAGLGSSRPRYRWFQQVQVPLVPAGLGSSRSRYHWFLQVLVPAGPGTVGSSRPRYRWFQQVLVPAGPGTIGSSRSWFQQAQVPLVPAGPGTVGSSRSRYCWFQQVQVPLVPAGPGTVGSSRSRYRWFQQVQVLLVPAGPGTVGSSRSWFQQVLVPAGPGTIGSSRSWFQQVQVPLVPAGPGTIGSSRSWFQQVQVPLVPAGPGTVARLRGRVLTQTTILSF; from the exons atgtgtgctccAGCTCTCTCAGCGTTAGCATCtccctccagctctctcagGTCTTGGTTCCAGCAGGCCCAGGTACCGTTGGTTCCAGCAGGTCCAGGTACCATTGGTTCCAGCAGGCCCAGGTACCGTTGGTTCCAGCAGGCCCAGGTACCATTGGTTCCAGCAGGTCCAGGTACCATTGGTTCCAGCAGGCCCAGGTACCGTTGGTTCCAGCAG GTCCAGGTACCATTGGTTCCAGCAGGTCTTGGTTCCAGCAGGCCCAGGTACCGTTGGTTCCAGCAGGTCCAGGTACCATTGGTTCCAGCAGGTCTTGGTTCCAGCAGGTCCAGGTACCATTGGTTCCTGCAGGTCTTGGTTCCAGCAGGCCCAGGTACCGTTGGTTCCAGCAGGCCCAGGTACCGTTGGTTCCAGCAGGTCTTGGTTCCAGCAGGTCCAG GTACCATTGGTTCCAGCAGGTCTTGGTTCCAGCAGGCCCAGGTACCATTGGTTCCAGCAGGTCCAGGTACCGTTGGTTCCAGCAGGTCCAGGTACTGTTGGTTCCAGCAGGTCCAGGTACCATTGGTTCCAGCAGGTCCAGGTACTGTTGGTTCCAGCAGGTCCAGGTACCGTTGGTTCCAGCAGGTCCAGGTACTGTTGGTTCCAGCAGGTCCAGGTACCGTTGGTTCCAGCAGGTCTTGGTTCCAGCAGGTCTTGGTTCCAGCAGGCCCAGGTACCATTGGTTCCAGCAGGTCTTGGTTCCAGCAGGTCCAGGTACCGTTGGTTCCAGCAGGCCCAGGTACCATTGGTTCCAGCAGGTCTTGGTTCCAGCAGGTCCAGGTACCGTTGGTTCCAGCAGGTCCAGGTACCGTTGCTCGTCTCAGAGGGAgggttttaacccaaaccacaattcTTTCTTTCTAA
- the LOC120574137 gene encoding uncharacterized protein LOC120574137 isoform X42 has product MCAPALSALASPSSSLRSWFQQAQVPLVPAGPGTIGSSRPRYRWFQQAQVPLVPAGPGTIGSSRPRYRWFQQVQVPLVPAGLGSSRPRYRWFQQVQVPLVPAGLGSSRPRYRWFQQAQVPLVPAGLGSSRSRYRWFQQVLVPAGPGTIGSSRSWFQQAQVPLVPAGPGTVGSSRSRYCWFQQVQVPLVPAGLGSSRSWFQQAQVPLVPAGLGSSRSRYRWFQQAQVPLVPAGLGSSRSRYRWFQQVQVPLLVSEGGF; this is encoded by the exons atgtgtgctccAGCTCTCTCAGCGTTAGCATCtccctccagctctctcagGTCTTGGTTCCAGCAGGCCCAGGTACCGTTGGTTCCAGCAGGTCCAGGTACCATTGGTTCCAGCAGGCCCAGGTACCGTTGGTTCCAGCAGGCCCAGGTACCATTGGTTCCAGCAGGTCCAGGTACCATTGGTTCCAGCAGGCCCAGGTACCGTTGGTTCCAGCAG GTCCAGGTACCATTGGTTCCAGCAGGTCTTGGTTCCAGCAGGCCCAGGTACCGTTGGTTCCAGCAGGTCCAGGTACCATTGGTTCCAGCAGGTCTTGGTTCCAGCAG GCCCAGGTACCGTTGGTTCCAGCAGGCCCAGGTACCGTTGGTTCCAGCAGGTCTTGGTTCCAGCAGGTCCAGGTACCGTTGGTTCCAGCAGGTCTTGGTTCCAGCAGGTCCAGGTACCATTGGTTCCAGCAGGTCTTGGTTCCAGCAGGCCCAGGTACCATTGGTTCCAGCAGGTCCAGGTACCGTTGGTTCCAGCAGGTCCAGGTACTGTTGGTTCCAGCAG GTCCAGGTACCGTTGGTTCCAGCAGGTCTTGGTTCCAGCAGGTCTTGGTTCCAGCAGGCCCAGGTACCATTGGTTCCAGCAGGTCTTGGTTCCAGCAGGTCCAGGTACCGTTGGTTCCAGCAGGCCCAGGTACCATTGGTTCCAGCAGGTCTTGGTTCCAGCAGGTCCAGGTACCGTTGGTTCCAGCAGGTCCAGGTACCGTTGCTCGTCTCAGAGGGAgggttttaa
- the LOC120574137 gene encoding uncharacterized protein LOC120574137 isoform X35, protein MCAPALSALASPSSSLRSWFQQAQVPLVPAGPGTIGSSRPRYRWFQQAQVPLVPAGPGTIGSSRPRYRWFQQVQVPLVPAGLGSSRPRYRWFQQVQVPLVPAGLGSSRSRYHWFLQVLVPAGPGTIGSSRSRYRWFQQVQVLLVPAGPGTIGSSRSRYCWFQQVQVPLVPAGPGTVGSSRSRYRWFQQVLVPAGLGSSRPRYHWFQQVLVPAGPGTVGSSRPRYHWFQQVLVPAGPGTVGSSRSRYRCSSQREGFNPNHNSFFLI, encoded by the exons atgtgtgctccAGCTCTCTCAGCGTTAGCATCtccctccagctctctcagGTCTTGGTTCCAGCAGGCCCAGGTACCGTTGGTTCCAGCAGGTCCAGGTACCATTGGTTCCAGCAGGCCCAGGTACCGTTGGTTCCAGCAGGCCCAGGTACCATTGGTTCCAGCAGGTCCAGGTACCATTGGTTCCAGCAGGCCCAGGTACCGTTGGTTCCAGCAG GTCCAGGTACCATTGGTTCCAGCAGGTCTTGGTTCCAGCAGGCCCAGGTACCGTTGGTTCCAGCAGGTCCAGGTACCATTGGTTCCAGCAGGTCTTGGTTCCAGCAGGTCCAGGTACCATTGGTTCCTGCAGGTCTTGGTTCCAGCAGGCCCAG GTACCATTGGTTCCAGCAGGTCCAGGTACCGTTGGTTCCAGCAGGTCCAGGTACTGTTGGTTCCAGCAGGTCCAGGTACCATTGGTTCCAGCAGGTCCAGGTACTGTTGGTTCCAGCAGGTCCAGGTACCGTTGGTTCCAGCAGGTCCAGGTACTGTTGGTTCCAGCAGGTCCAGGTACCGTTGGTTCCAGCAGGTCTTGGTTCCAGCAGGTCTTGGTTCCAGCAGGCCCAGGTACCATTGGTTCCAGCAGGTCTTGGTTCCAGCAGGTCCAGGTACCGTTGGTTCCAGCAGGCCCAGGTACCATTGGTTCCAGCAGGTCTTGGTTCCAGCAGGTCCAGGTACCGTTGGTTCCAGCAGGTCCAGGTACCGTTGCTCGTCTCAGAGGGAgggttttaacccaaaccacaattcTTTCTTTCTAATCTGA
- the LOC120574137 gene encoding uncharacterized protein LOC120574137 isoform X28 codes for MCAPALSALASPSSSLRSWFQQAQVPLVPAGPGTIGSSRPRYRWFQQAQVPLVPAGPGTIGSSRPRYRWFQQVQVPLVPAGLGSSRPRYRWFQQVQVPLVPAGLGSSRSRYHWFLQVLVPAGPGTVGSSRPRYRWFQQVLVPAGPGTVGSSRSWFQQVQVPLVPAGLGSSRPRYHWFQQVQVPLVPAGPGTVGSSRSRYHWFQQVQVLLVPAGPGTVGSSRSRYCWFQQVQVPLVPAGLGSSRSWFQQAQVPLVPAGLGSSRSRYRWFQQVQVPLLVSEGGF; via the exons atgtgtgctccAGCTCTCTCAGCGTTAGCATCtccctccagctctctcagGTCTTGGTTCCAGCAGGCCCAGGTACCGTTGGTTCCAGCAGGTCCAGGTACCATTGGTTCCAGCAGGCCCAGGTACCGTTGGTTCCAGCAGGCCCAGGTACCATTGGTTCCAGCAGGTCCAGGTACCATTGGTTCCAGCAGGCCCAGGTACCGTTGGTTCCAGCAG GTCCAGGTACCATTGGTTCCAGCAGGTCTTGGTTCCAGCAGGCCCAGGTACCGTTGGTTCCAGCAGGTCCAGGTACCATTGGTTCCAGCAGGTCTTGGTTCCAGCAGGTCCAGGTACCATTGGTTCCTGCAGGTCTTGGTTCCAGCAGGCCCAGGTACCGTTGGTTCCAGCAGGCCCAGGTACCGTTGGTTCCAGCAGGTCTTGGTTCCAGCAGGTCCAGGTACCGTTGGTTCCAGCAGGTCTTGGTTCCAGCAGGTCCAGGTACCATTGGTTCCAGCAGGTCTTGGTTCCAGCAGGCCCAGGTACCATTGGTTCCAGCAGGTCCAGGTACCGTTGGTTCCAGCAGGTCCAGGTACTGTTGGTTCCAGCAGGTCCAGGTACCATTGGTTCCAGCAGGTCCAGGTACTGTTGGTTCCAGCAGGTCCAGGTACCGTTGGTTCCAGCAGGTCCAGGTACTGTTGGTTCCAGCAGGTCCAGGTACCGTTGGTTCCAGCAGGTCTTGGTTCCAGCAGGTCTTGGTTCCAGCAGGCCCAGGTACCATTGGTTCCAGCAGGTCTTGGTTCCAGCAGGTCCAGGTACCGTTGGTTCCAGCAG GTCCAGGTACCGTTGCTCGTCTCAGAGGGAgggttttaa
- the LOC120574137 gene encoding uncharacterized protein LOC120574137 isoform X17 → MCAPALSALASPSSSLRSWFQQAQVPLVPAGPGTIGSSRPRYRWFQQAQVPLVPAGPGTIGSSRPRYRWFQQVQVPLVPAGLGSSRPRYRWFQQVQVPLVPAGLGSSRSRYHWFLQVLVPAGPGTVGSSRPRYRWFQQVLVPAGPGTVGSSRSWFQQVQVPLVPAGLGSSRPRYHWFQQVQVPLVPAGPGTVGSSRSRYHWFQQVQVLLVPAGPGTVGSSRSWFQQVLVPAGPGTIGSSRSWFQQVQVPLVPAGPGTIGSSRSWFQQVQVPLVPAGPGTVARLRGRVLTQTTILSF, encoded by the exons atgtgtgctccAGCTCTCTCAGCGTTAGCATCtccctccagctctctcagGTCTTGGTTCCAGCAGGCCCAGGTACCGTTGGTTCCAGCAGGTCCAGGTACCATTGGTTCCAGCAGGCCCAGGTACCGTTGGTTCCAGCAGGCCCAGGTACCATTGGTTCCAGCAGGTCCAGGTACCATTGGTTCCAGCAGGCCCAGGTACCGTTGGTTCCAGCAG GTCCAGGTACCATTGGTTCCAGCAGGTCTTGGTTCCAGCAGGCCCAGGTACCGTTGGTTCCAGCAGGTCCAGGTACCATTGGTTCCAGCAGGTCTTGGTTCCAGCAGGTCCAGGTACCATTGGTTCCTGCAGGTCTTGGTTCCAGCAGGCCCAGGTACCGTTGGTTCCAGCAGGCCCAGGTACCGTTGGTTCCAGCAGGTCTTGGTTCCAGCAGGTCCAGGTACCGTTGGTTCCAGCAGGTCTTGGTTCCAGCAGGTCCAGGTACCATTGGTTCCAGCAGGTCTTGGTTCCAGCAGGCCCAGGTACCATTGGTTCCAGCAGGTCCAGGTACCGTTGGTTCCAGCAGGTCCAGGTACTGTTGGTTCCAGCAGGTCCAGGTACCATTGGTTCCAGCAGGTCCAGGTACTGTTGGTTCCAGCAGGTCCAGGTACCGTTGGTTCCAGCAG GTCTTGGTTCCAGCAGGTCTTGGTTCCAGCAGGCCCAGGTACCATTGGTTCCAGCAGGTCTTGGTTCCAGCAGGTCCAGGTACCGTTGGTTCCAGCAGGCCCAGGTACCATTGGTTCCAGCAGGTCTTGGTTCCAGCAGGTCCAGGTACCGTTGGTTCCAGCAGGTCCAGGTACCGTTGCTCGTCTCAGAGGGAgggttttaacccaaaccacaattcTTTCTTTCTAA